The Populus nigra chromosome 19, ddPopNigr1.1, whole genome shotgun sequence genome includes a window with the following:
- the LOC133679173 gene encoding LOB domain-containing protein 12-like yields the protein MGGSSPCASCKLLRRRCAKDCIFAPYFPSDDPHKFAIVHKVFGASNVSKMLQEIPIHQRVDAVSSLVYEANARVRDPVYGCVGAISYLQNQVSQLQIQLAATQAEMNCIQMQQEPTLPTQLDQDEKALLLASSNNFNNIPQYFTFASSSNVIQDPLKRESLWT from the exons ATGGGGGGTTCGTCACCATGTGCATCCTGCAAACTGCTAAGGCGCCGGTGCGCCAAAGACTGCATCTTTGCCCCTTACTTTCCTTCTGATGATCCCCATAAGTTTGCCATTGTTCACAAGGTCTTTGGTGCTAGTAATGTTAGCAAAATGTTGCAG GAGATTCCAATTCATCAGAGAGTAGATGCTGTGAGCAGTTTAGTTTATGAAGCAAATGCAAGAGTGCGAGACCCAGTGTATGGATGTGTTGGTGCAATATCTTACTTACAAAATCAAGTATCACAGTTGCAAATACAACTTGCAGCTACTCAAGCAGAGATGAATTGCATCCAGATGCAACAAGAGCCTACCTTACCAACCCAGCTAGACCAAGATGAGAAGGCACTTCTTTTAGCCAGTAGTAATAACTTCAATAACATTCCTCAATATTTTACCTTTGCCTCTTCTAGCAATGTAATCCAAGACCCTCTTAAGAGAGAGTCTCTCTGGACTTGA
- the LOC133680158 gene encoding egg cell-secreted protein 1.1-like yields MAFNLMLFLLVAFSACCSSLDCNKATATATARPLASASNLTVRLKLDEESSSCWDSLIQLQACTGEIILFFLNGETQLGHSCCQALHTIGEHCWPNMIDTLGFTTEEGQILEGYCDKATDSKDPYAPSVTNVVPKQPLLP; encoded by the coding sequence ATGGCTTTTAATCTCATGCTCTTTCTCTTGGTTGCTTTCTCTGCATGCTGCAGCAGCTTGGACTGCAACAAGGCCACAGCCACGGCCACGGCCCGACCATTAGCCTCGGCCTCGAACCTCACGGTTCGCTTGAAATTAGATGAAGAGTCATCGAGTTGCTGGGACTCTTTGATTCAGCTCCAAGCATGCACTGGGGAgatcattctttttttcctcaacGGAGAGACTCAACTAGGCCATAGCTGTTGCCAGGCTCTGCATACAATTGGTGAACATTGCTGGCCTAACATGATTGATACACTCGGGTTTACCACTGAAGAGGGCCAAATACTTGAAGGCTACTGCGATAAAGCTACCGATTCCAAAGATCCGTATGCACCATCTGTAACTAATGTTGTTCCAAAGCAACCTTTGCTTCCTTGA
- the LOC133679687 gene encoding UDP-glycosyltransferase 87A2-like, producing the protein MDSNMDAVDQRSTTNCHVLAVPYPGRGHVNPMMNLCKLLSSKKHDILFTFVVTEEWLGFIGSDTKPSNIRFASIPNVIPSELVRGADFPGFYEAVMTKMEGPFERLLDQLDPPVTTIIADAELLWAITIANKRNIPVATLYTLSATVFSILYHFARIKDLQKLANLLDDGEEIVDNIQGISSKHVLDLRTIFNGGEARVMQLTLESISWVPRAQYLLINSVYELESQALDALKAKLHLPIYPVGPSIPYFELKDNYCVTAGSDSTNYFQWLDSQPTGSVLYVSLGSFFSISSKQMDEIASGLRNSGVRYLWVARGEALRLKESCGEKGIVVPWCDQLQVLCHSSVGGFWTHCGWNSSLEAVFAGIPMLALPLFFDQVPNSKQIVENWRIGWQMKKDEGTKILVKGEEITALVQRFMDTENSEGKDMRRRAKMLQQLCGQAIAKDGSSDKNLDAFIRDIS; encoded by the exons ATGGACTCTAACATGGACGCCGTTGACCAGCGATCAACAACCAACTGCCATGTGTTAGCAGTGCCCTATCCTGGCAGAGGCCATGTCAACCCCATGATGAATCTCTGCAAGTTACTATCTTCAAAGAAACATGATATTCTCTTCACTTTTGTTGTTACTGAAGAGTGGCTTGGATTCATTGGCTCTGATACTAAACCCAGCAACATTAGATTTGCCTCGATACCAAATGTCATCCCTTCTGAACTAGTCCGTGGAGCTGATTTTCCTGGATTCTATGAGGCTGTGATGACAAAGATGGAAGGTCCATTTGAACGGCTACTTGATCAGCTTGACCCGCCAGTGACTACTATCATAGCCGATGCCGAGTTACTATGGGCAATCACCATTGCAAACAAGAGAAATATTCCAGTGGCCACTCTTTACACTTTGTCAGCAACCGTATTTTCAATATTGTATCATTTTGCTCGCATAAAAGACCTGCAAAAGCTAGCCAATTTGTTAG ATGATGGAGAAGAGATTGTGGACAACATTCAAGGAATTTCTTCAAAGCATGTATTAGACCTTCGAACAATCTTCAATGGAGGCGAGGCACGAGTTATGCAGCTTACTTTGGAAAGCATTTCATGGGTGCCAAGAGCACAATATCTTCTAATCAACTCCGTCTACGAGCTTGAATCCCAAGCCCTCGACGCACTAAAAGCAAAATTACATTTACCAATCTATCCAGTTGGTCCTTCCATACCTTACTTTGAACTTAAGGACAACTATTGTGTCACTGCAGGTTCTGATAGCACCAACTATTTCCAATGGCTGGATTCCCAACCTACAGGCTCTGTTTTGTATGTATCATTAGGaagtttcttttcaatttccagcaagcaaatggatgaaattgCTTCTGGGTTGAGAAATAGTGGTGTTAGATATTTGTGGGTGGCTCGTGGAGAAGCTTTACGGCTAAAAGAGAGTTGTGGTGAAAAGGGGATAGTGGTCCCATGGTGTGACCAGTTGCAGGTCTTGTGTCATTCTTCTGTAGGGGGGTTTTGGACACATTGTGGGTGGAATTCGAGTCTTGAAGCTGTTTTTGCAGGGATTCCAATGCTTGCTCTCCCTTTATTTTTCGATCAGGTTCCCAATAGTAAGCAGATTGTTGAAAACTGGAGAATTGGGTGGCAAATGAAGAAAGATGAGGGGACTAaaattttggttaaaggagaggAAATTACAGCGCTTGTGCAAAGGTTTATGGATACGGAGAACAGTGAGGGGAAGGATATGAGAAGAAGAGCGAAAATGCTTCAGCAACTGTGCGGGCAAGCAATAGCAAAAGACGGATCTTCTGATAAAAACCTTGATGCTTTTATCAGAGATATTTCATAA
- the LOC133680161 gene encoding uncharacterized protein LOC133680161 translates to MMIRQLEDDGDDDDEEEDDEDVNTKKHMLPPKVAKKKKIQSTSTVKQSTTSYGKQKKSATLGTYFMPRTTPGAQKSLQNCWQRKEAVERCDLALAKWMFDACVPFNAVNSVYYQHAIDAVTTMGPGYKGPNLHAIRGYYLAKAVDEVKIYVESYREIWKKTGCTLMADGWTDQKRRTLINFLVYCPKGTVFLKTVDVSDVSKTARLLYQLFREVVLYVGVENIVHMVTDNAANYVAAGRLLMEEFPSILWSPCAAHCINLILQDIGKLQSVCCVVEHASGITKYIYNHCYPLYLMRKFTRGKEILRPAPTRFATNFIALQSILAHKDELRAMVTSREWVSSAYAKDIQGKNFVDSVLDSLFWEECVIIVRMSEPLVRVLRLVDAAFWLNPRFQYDANIMDKHMRTISGLLDVLEKYAHGNLPLQSKITSEMKFFRNAEHDFGRASAINNRTLMPPDEWWMTYGTSAPNLQQLAIRVLSQTCSSSGCERNWIEDDPSILTTEEVESFHQALSTMTIQDTLDDDVINVNEIEDDCDDEVSKEHADDLLGVDKIGSFPSTFDPNFAAIDTEELNVFIQQK, encoded by the exons ATGATGATTAGGCAATTagaagatgatggtgatgatgatgatgaggaggaggaTGATGAGGATGTCAATACTAAAAAACATATGTTACCACCGAAggttgcaaaaaagaaaaagattcaaaGCACCAGCACTGTAAAACAATCAACTACAAGTTATGGAAAGCAGAAGAAATCTGCAACATTAGGGACATATTTCATGCCGAGAACAACTCCTGGTGCTCAAAAGTCTCTTCAGAATTGTTGGCAAAGGAAAGAAGCAGTTGAACGGTGTGATCTTGCTTTAGCGAAGTGGATGTTTGATGCATGTGTGCCATTTAATGCCGTTAACTCTGTGTATTATCAGCATGCCATAGATGCTGTAACAACCATGGGTCCTGGTTATAAAGGACCAAATTTACATGCTATCCGTGGTTATTACTTGGCAAAAGCGGTTGATGAAGTGAAGATTTATGTTGAGAGTTATCGAGAGATTTGGAAGAAGACtggttgcacattaatggctgATGGATGGACTGATCAGAAGAGGAGGACTTTAATTAACTTCTTAGTATATTGTCCTAAAGGAACAGTTTTTTTGAAAACCGTGGATGTATCAGATGTCTCAAAGACTGCTAGATTGTTGTATCAGTTGTTTAGAGAGGTTGTTTTATATGTTGGGGTAGAAAACATTGTGCATATGGTGACTGATAATGCTGCAAATTATGTTGCTGCTGGCAGGTTATTGATGGAAGAATTTCCTTCAATATTGTGGTCTCCTTGTGCTGCTCATTGCATCAACCTCATACTCCAGGACATTGGTAAATTGCAGTCAGTTTGTTGTGTTGTTGAGCATGCTTCTGGTATCACAAAGTACATTTATAATCATTGTTATCCATTGTATTTGATGAGGAAGTTCACTAGAGGAAAAGAAATACTTCGTCCAGCTCCTACTCGTTTTGCCACCAATTTCATTGCATTGCAAAGCATTTTAGCTCATAAAGATGAGTTGAGAGCTATGGTGACATCTAGGGAATGGGTCTCATCTGCTTATGCTAAAGATATCCAAGGAAAAAATTTTGTTGACAGTGTGCTAGACTCTTTGTTTTGGGAAGAATGTGTAATAATTGTGCGAATGAGTGAACCTTTAGTTCGAGTTCTACGATTGGTTGATG CGGCATTTTGGTTGAATCCTCGATTTCAATATGATGCAAATATAATGGATAAACATATGAGAACCATTTCTGGACTTCTAGATGTTCTTGAGAAGTATGCACATGGAAATCTACCATTGCAAAGTAAGATTACAAGTGAGATGAAGTTTTTTAGGAATGCTGAACATGACTTTGGCCGAGCGTCTGCAATAAATAATCGCACGCTTATGCCTCCag atgaatgGTGGATGACATATGGAACCAGCGCTCCAAATCTACAACAATTGGCTATACGAGTGTTAAGTCAAACTTGTAGTTCTTCGGGATGTGAGAGAAATTGGA TCGAAGATGACCCATCAATCTTGACAACGGAAGAAGTAGAGAGTTTTCACCAAGCTCTATCAACTATGACCATACAAGATACTTTAGATGATG ATGTCATAAATGTTAATGAGATTGAAGATGATTGTGATGATGAAGTTTCAAAGGAGCATGCTGATGATTTATTAGGTGTTGACAAGATTGGCTCATTTCCATCGACATTTGATCCAAATTTTGCTGCCATAGACACAGAAGAACTTAATGTGTTCATTCAACAAAAGTGA
- the LOC133679932 gene encoding UDP-glycosyltransferase 87A1-like, giving the protein MGYIYREAAAGCHVVAMPYPGRGHINPMMELCKSLVRRKDDIRVTFVVTEEWLSFIGSDPKPDQISFSTIPNVVPSELVRASNMLEFFEALMTNMEAPFERFLDHLVQRPAVIIADTYLLWAVRVGNRKNIPVASFWPMSVNVFLMFHYLDLLRENGQFVVDLLERGYERADYIPGVSSTSLVDFPSFINGSSPYMLGRIVEVFSWVPKAQYLLFPSIYELEPQTIDAIKAGFSFPVYTVGPSIPYSKLEDGSHTITAHGDIDYLRWLDDQPSKSVLYISMGSFLSFSSAQMDEIAGGLHDSGVRYLWVARGETSRLKEVCGDKGLVVPWCDQLRVLCHPSVGGFWTHCGWNSVREGIFAGVPFLTYPISADQRPNSKLIVEDWKVGWRVEKEYRVENLVRREEIGGLVRDFMDLDSNEGKEMRRRVKGFQEICQQAISKDGSSETNIKSFIREISIGHLSCS; this is encoded by the exons ATGGGATACATTTACAGGGAAGCAGCCGCCGGGTGTCACGTGGTGGCGATGCCCTATCCAGGTCGAGGCCACATCAACCCCATGATGGAACTATGCAAGTCACTTGTTAGAAGAAAAGATGACATCCGTGTTACTTTTGTAGTCACTGAAGAGTGGCTAAGTTTCATCGGTTCTGATCCTAAGCCTGATCAAATAAGCTTCAGCACTATTCCCAATGTTGTCCCGTCTGAGCTAGTTCGCGCTAGCAACATGCTAGAGTTCTTTGAAGCGCTCATGACAAACATGGAAGCTCCGTTTGAGCGATTTTTGGATCATCTTGTGCAGCGGCCGGCTGTCATAATAGCTGATACATATCTGCTCTGGGCTGTCAGGGTCGGGAATCGGAAGAATATTCCAGTGGCCTCATTTTGGCCTATGTCAgttaatgtgtttttaatgtttcattATTTGGATCTTCTCAGGGAAAATGGACAATTCGTAGTGGATTTGTTAG AGAGAGGGTATGAACGTGCGGACTACATTCCAGGAGTTTCTTCAACAAGTCTGGTGGATTTCCCTTCTTTCATTAATGGGAGCAGCCCATACATGTTGGGTCGGATTGTGGAGGTATTCTCATGGGTGCCTAAAGCACAATATCTTTTATTCCCTTCCATCTATGAGCTCGAACCCCAGACCATTGATGCTATAAAAGCAGGATTCTCCTTTCCTGTCTATACTGTTGGTCCTTCAATACCGTACTCGAAACTTGAAGATGGATCTCATACGATTACTGCACATGGTGACATTGACTACTTGAGATGGTTAGATGACCAACCTAGTAAATCCGTTCTGTACATTTCCATGGGGagctttctttcattttccagTGCCCAAATGGATGAAATTGCTGGCGGTTTGCATGATAGTGGTGTTCGATACTTATGGGTGGCTCGTGGAGAAACTTCTAGGTTGAAAGAGGTTTGCGGTGATAAGGGATTAGTAGTGCCCTGGTGTGACCAGCTGAGGGTGTTGTGCCATCCATCTGTAGGAGGATTTTGGACGCATTGTGGGTGGAATTCTGTTCGAGAAGGTATTTTTGCAGGTGTTCCTTTCCTCACTTACCCAATTTCTGCAGATCAACGCCCAAACAGCAAGTTAATCGTGGAGGACTGGAAGGTTGGCTGGAGAGTGGAGAAAGAGTATAGGGTTGAAAATCTTGTGAGAAGGGAGGAAATTGGAGGACTTGTGCGGGATTTTATGGATTTGGATAGCAATGAAGGAAAAGAGATGAGGAGGAGAGTGAAAGGATTTCAGGAGATATGCCAACAAGCAATCTCCAAAGATGGATCATCTGAAACCAACATCAAATCCTTCATCAGGGAAATCAGCATTGGTCATTTGTCATGTTCTTAG
- the LOC133679771 gene encoding UDP-glycosyltransferase 87A1-like produces the protein MTLEVSLCPLHHLLRGGIVVIYASQITYSFLLQAWKFIAKDPRLVSDMDAVTVKPTYSCHVVAIPYPGRGHVNPLINFCNILASKKPDTLITFVVTEEWLGFISSSSNSRPSNLQFGSIPNVIPSELVRNDDPVGFIKAALTKMETPFEELLDSFHQPLRPTLILTDAFLFWAIGVGNRRNIPVASFFPMSSTVFSVFYHLDLLAQHGHLPVDLSEKGNEIVDYIPGVSPLRLLDLPSFIFASNQYTLHRILDLISWIPKARYLLFPSIYELESQVIKALKYKISIPVYTIGPAIPDLKLRDNSSSSSNNNELNIVQWLDCQPESSVLYVSLGSHVAVSSAQMDEIAAGLCDSGVRFLWVARDKTSRLRQVCGDMGLVEPWCDQLKVLCHSSVGGFWTHCGWNSVKEGIFAGVPFLTFPIVADQLTHSKVIVEDWKIGWRMKKEVVAKTLVAREEIAGLVQKFMDLGRAEVKEMRRRSRELQQVCEHAIAEGGTSEIDINAFIRDISQ, from the exons ATGACGTTGGAAGTATCCCTGTGTCCGCTCCACCATCTCTTAAGAGGGGGCATTGTCGTTATCTACGCTTCCCAAATAACCTACTCCTTTCTTCTACAAGCTTGGAAATTCATAGCCAAGGATCCTCGCCTTGTTTCAGACATGGATGCTGTTACCGTTAAACCAACCTATAGCTGCCACGTAGTGGCCATACCTTATCCAGGTCGAGGCCACGTAAACCCCTTGATTAACTTCTGCAACATACTTGCATCAAAAAAACCAGACACTCTGATAACCTTTGTAGTCACTGAAGAATGGCTTGGCTTCATTAGCTCCAGTTCTAACAGCAGGCCCAGTAACCTCCAATTTGGCTCCATACCCAACGTTATTCCATCAGAGCTGGTCCGCAACGATGATCCAGTTGGGTTCATTAAAGCTGCCTTGACTAAGATGGAGACCCCATTTGAGGAGCTTCTTGATAGTTTTCATCAGCCTTTGAGGCCTACTCTTATATTGACCGATGCTTTCCTGTTTTGGGCGATTGGTGTCGGGAATCGAAGGAATATTCCGGTGGCTTCATTTTTTCCTATGTCTTCGACAGTGTTTTCTGTGTTTTATCATCTTGATCTTCTTGCACAGCATGGACACCTCCCCGTGGACTTGTCAG AAAAGGGTAATGAAATAGTGGATTACATCCCCGGAGTTTCTCCATTACGTCTACTGGATCTCCCATCCTTCATATTTGCAAGCAACCAATATACACTTCACCGAATCTTGGACCTTATTTCGTGGATTCCTAAAGCACGGTACCTCTTATTTCCGTCAATTTATGAGCTTGAATCTCAAGTTATAAAggctttaaaatataaaatttcaattccCGTTTATACCATTGGTCCTGCCATACCTGACTTGAAACTTAGAGACAATTCTTCTTCAAGTAGCAATAACAATGAACTCAACATTGTACAATGGCTAGATTGCCAACCTGAAAGTTCAGTTCTGTATGTGTCTTTGGGAAGCCACGTTGCAGTTTCAAGTGCACAAATGGATGAGATTGCAGCTGGTTTGTGTGATAGTGGTGTCCGATTCTTGTGGGTGGCACGCGATAAAACTTCTAGGTTGAGACAGGTTTGTGGTGATATGGGGTTGGTAGAACCATGGTGTGACCAGTTGAAAGTGTTGTGCCATTCTTCTGTGGGGGGATTTTGGACACATTGCGGGTGGAATTCTGTTAAAGAAGGTATTTTTGCTGGTGTGCCTTTTCTTACCTTCCCTATAGTTGCTGACCAACTGACTCATAGTAAGGTAATTGTGGAGGATTGGAAGATAGGTTGGAGAATGAAGAAAGAGGTGGTAGCCAAAACTTTGGTGGCAAGAGAGGAAATTGCAGGGCTTGTGCAGAAATTTATGGATTTAGGAAGAGCTGAAGTCAAAGAAATGAGGAGAAGATCAAGAGAGCTTCAACAAGTATGTGAACATGCAATTGCTGAAGGTGGAACTTCTGAGATTGACATTAATGCGTTCATCCGGGACATCTCACAATGA
- the LOC133679207 gene encoding uncharacterized protein LOC133679207 isoform X1 encodes MATDATTTKFQNPTDFRPDFHSEKISSATSYDGLHFWQYMISGSIAGLVEHMAMFPVDTVKTHMQAIGSCPIKSVSVTQVLNSLLKSGGPSSLYRGIAAMALGAGPAHAVHFSVYEVCKKHLSRDNPNSSIAHAVSGVCATVASDAVFTPMDMVKQRLQLGSDSVYKGVWDCVKRVVREEGFGAFYASYRTTVLMNAPFTAVYFATYEAAKKGLMEISPESANDENWVLHATAGAAAGALAAAITTPLDVVKTQLQCQGVCGCDRFKSGSIGDVIKTIVKKDGYRGLIRGWIPRMLFHAPAAAISWSTYEASKSFFQELNDNSNSDNVT; translated from the exons ATGGCCACCGATGCCACCACCACCAAATTCCAAAACCCCACCGATTTCCGCCCCGATTTCCACTCGGAGAAAATCTCCTCCGCAACCTCTTACGACGGTCTCCATTTTTGGCAATACATGATTTCCGGTTCCATAGCCGGTCTTGTGGAACACATGGCCATGTTCCCTGTTGATACAGTCAAGACCCATATGCAAGCAATCGGGTCTTGCCCCATTAAATCCGTTAGTGTAACCCAAGTCCTCAATTCCCTTCTCAAATCCGGAGGCCCTTCTTCCCTTTACCGTGGCATTGCCGCCATGGCTCTTGGCGCTGGTCCTGCCCACGCTGTCCATTTTTCAGTTTATGAAGTCTGCAAGAAACATTTGTCGCGAGACAACCCAAATAGTTCAATTGCTCACGCCGTCTCTGGTGTTTGTGCAACGGTTGCTAGCGATGCGGTTTTTACACCAATGGATATGGTAAAGCAGAGATTGCAATTGGGGAGTGATAGTGTTTATAAGGGTGTTTGGGATTGTGTTAAGAGGGTGGTGAGAGAAGAGGGGTTTGGTGCGTTTTATGCTTCGTATAGGACGACTGTTTTGATGAATGCTCCATTTACTGCGGTTTATTTTGCAACATATGAGGCTGCGAAGAAGGGCTTGATGGAGATTTCTCCTGAGAGTGCTAATGATGAGAACTGGGTTCTTCATGCTACTGCTGGTGCTGCAGCTGGAGCATTGGCGGCTGCTATTACCACACCACTCGATGTTGTTAAAACTCAGTTGCAGTGTCAG GGTGTTTGTGGGTGCGACAGATTTAAAAGTGGTTCAATTGGAGATGTGATTAAAACAATAGTTAAAAAGGATGGTTACAGAGGCCTCATAAGAGGTTGGATCCCAAGGATGCTCTTCCATGCACCAGCCGCAGCAATCTCCTGGTCTACATACGAGGCctcaaaatctttctttcagGAACTCAATGATAATAGTAACAGTGACAATGTCACTTGA
- the LOC133679207 gene encoding uncharacterized protein LOC133679207 isoform X2: MATDATTTKFQNPTDFRPDFHSEKISSATSYDGLHFWQYMISGSIAGLVEHMAMFPVDTVKTHMQAIGSCPIKSVSVTQVLNSLLKSGGPSSLYRGIAAMALGAGPAHAVHFSVYEVCKKHLSRDNPNSSIAHAVSGVCATVASDAVFTPMDMVKQRLQLGSDSVYKGVWDCVKRVVREEGFGAFYASYRTTVLMNAPFTAVYFATYEAAKKGLMEISPESANDENWVLHATAGAAAGALAAAITTPLDVVKTQLQCQELVMPLPLMM, from the exons ATGGCCACCGATGCCACCACCACCAAATTCCAAAACCCCACCGATTTCCGCCCCGATTTCCACTCGGAGAAAATCTCCTCCGCAACCTCTTACGACGGTCTCCATTTTTGGCAATACATGATTTCCGGTTCCATAGCCGGTCTTGTGGAACACATGGCCATGTTCCCTGTTGATACAGTCAAGACCCATATGCAAGCAATCGGGTCTTGCCCCATTAAATCCGTTAGTGTAACCCAAGTCCTCAATTCCCTTCTCAAATCCGGAGGCCCTTCTTCCCTTTACCGTGGCATTGCCGCCATGGCTCTTGGCGCTGGTCCTGCCCACGCTGTCCATTTTTCAGTTTATGAAGTCTGCAAGAAACATTTGTCGCGAGACAACCCAAATAGTTCAATTGCTCACGCCGTCTCTGGTGTTTGTGCAACGGTTGCTAGCGATGCGGTTTTTACACCAATGGATATGGTAAAGCAGAGATTGCAATTGGGGAGTGATAGTGTTTATAAGGGTGTTTGGGATTGTGTTAAGAGGGTGGTGAGAGAAGAGGGGTTTGGTGCGTTTTATGCTTCGTATAGGACGACTGTTTTGATGAATGCTCCATTTACTGCGGTTTATTTTGCAACATATGAGGCTGCGAAGAAGGGCTTGATGGAGATTTCTCCTGAGAGTGCTAATGATGAGAACTGGGTTCTTCATGCTACTGCTGGTGCTGCAGCTGGAGCATTGGCGGCTGCTATTACCACACCACTCGATGTTGTTAAAACTCAGTTGCAGTGTCAG GAACTTGTTATGCCTCTTCCACTAATGATGTAA